The Hyalangium ruber genome includes the window CGCCTTCTCGATGAAGCCGGGGCGGACGTGCTGCTCGTCGGCGACTCGCTGGGCATGGTTGTCCAGGGGCATGACTCCACGCTCCCGGTGACGATGGACCAGATGATCTACCACTGTACCGCCGTCACCCGCGGGGCCCGCCGGGCCCATGTCGTGGGGGACATGCCCTTCATGAGCTACCAGACCTCGGTGGAGGCCGCGGTGCGCAATGCCGGGCGGCTCGTGGCCGAGGGCGGCGTGGGCAGCGTGAAGCTGGAGGGTGGCGCCGAGTTCGCCGAGACGGTGGCGGCCATCACCCGCGCCAGCATCCCCGTCATGGGGCACCTGGGGCTCACCCCTCAGTCGGTGCACAAGATGGGCGGCTACGTGGTGCAGGGCAAGGACGAGAACGCCGCCCGGAAGATCCTCCACGACGCCCAGGCGCTGGAGCGCGCGGGCTGCTACGCCCTGGTGCTGGAGGGCGTGCCGGCGGAGCTGGGCTGGCAAATCACCCAGCGCCTGAGCATCCCCACCATCGGCATCGGCGCGGGAGTGGCCTGCGACGGGCAGGTGCTCGTCTGCTACGACCTGCTGGGGATGAACCCGAACTTCAAGCCCAAGTTCGTCAAGCGCTACGCGGACCTGCACGGCTCCATCACCGGCGCGGCGGGGGCCTTCTTCGCCGAGGTGCGCGCTGGCACCTTCCCGGACGAGGACCACTCGTTCCACTCGAAGACGCTGCGGCTGGTGGCCTCCAACGCCCACCCGGCGACCGAGGGCGCCGAGGGCGCCGAGGGGACCGAGAAGGTGGGCCCCGTCTACGGAGTCCCGGTCTGAGTCCCATGGCTCTCCAGGTCCTGCGTACGGTGGATGAGGTGAAGGCGTGGGTGGCGTCCGTGCGCCGTGAGGGGCGCCGGCTCGCGCTGGTGCCCACCATGGGCTACCTGCACGAGGGCCACCTGTCGCTCATGCGCGAAGGGCGCAAGCGGGCCGACGTGGTGGCCGCCTCCATCTTCGTCAACCCGACCCAGTTCGGTCCCAAGGAGGACCTGGGGCGCTACCCGCGTGACTTTCAGGGCGACCTGGCCAAGTGCGCCAGCGCGGGCGTGGAGGTCGTCTTCGCGCCCGAGCCGTCCGTCATGTACCCGCCGGGCTATCAGACGTACGTGGAGGTAACGGAGGTGAGCCAGGGGCTGTGCGGCGCTCGGCGGCCCGGGCACTTCCGGGGCGTGGCCACCATCGTCACGCAGCTCCTGTGCCTGTTCCGGCCGGACGTGTCCCTGTTCGGAGAGAAGGACTACCAGCAGCTCCAGGTGATCAAGGCCCTGAACCGGGACCTGCACCTGGGCGGTGAAGTGCTGGGCATGCCCACGGTGCGCGAGGCGGACGGGCTGGCGATGAGCTCGCGCAATGCCTACCTCACTGCGGAGGAGCGGCAGCGGGCCCTGGCCATCTCACGGGGGCTCCAGGCGGCGCAGGCGCTGCACCGGGCCGGTACCTCGGACGGGGTGGCGCTCACCGAGGCGGTGCGCCGGGAACTTCGAGCGGCGGAGCTGCGGGAAGACTACGTGGAGCTGGTGGACGCCGAGCGCTTGACGTCTCTGTCCGCGGTCCAGCCGGGCCAGCCAGCGCGCCTGCTCGTGGCCGCCTTCTGCGGTGCTACACGGCTGATCGACAACCAGCCCATCGGAGGTTAGAGGACGCGCATATGGCTGGGGGCAAGGCGAAGGGGGTGGGGAGCGAGCCGGGGGTGCGAGTCATCGCCGAGAACCGGAAGGCTCGCGCCGCCTACACGGTGGACGAGAAGCTCGAGGCAGGGCTGCAGCTCCAGGGCAGCGAGGTGAAGGCCCTGCGCGAAGGCACGGCCAACCTGTCGGACGCCTACGCGCTCCCCAAAGGCAGCGAGCTGTATCTGCTGAATGCCCACATTGGCTCCTACAAGCCGGCCAATGTGTTCACCCATGAGCCCACGCGGGGGCGCAAGCTGCTGCTCCATCGCGCGGAAATCGACCGCTGGGCAGCGAAGGTGCGAGAGCGCGGTTATTCCATCATCCCGCTTGTGCTGTACTTCAAGAATGGGCGGGCCAAGGTGGAGCTGGGGCTCTGCCGCGGCAAATCGCACGAAGACCGGCGACAGGACATCAAGGAACGGGAGACGAAGCGGGAGATGGACCGGGAAGTGCGCCGTCGCTGAAGACGGCCTCCAGTCCCGCCTTGGATACGGATGGACAAGAAGGGTCCCGACAAGAAGGAGCGGCTGCTGGCCGCTCTCGAGCAGGGCATGGTGATGATTCACTTGGACGCGCGCCGCCCGGGGGTGCTCGTCCCGTCGGAACTGCGCAACGAGTCCCACCTGCGCCTCAACCTCTCCTATCGCTTTGATCCGCCGGATCTCTCGGTCACCGAGTGGGGCGTTCGCTCCACGCTGAGCTTCGGTGGCAAGCGCTTCACCGTGGCGGTGCCCTGGTCGGCGCTGTTCGCCATCGCCAGCCACGTGACGAAGGAGCTGTTCTGGATGTACCCGGACGACATGCCGGCGGAACTGCTCCAGCAGACGATGGTGACGACCAAGGTGTCCACGCAGGAGGTGGTGCCCACGCCCGCGCCGGCTCCCGCGTCGGCGGAGGCGCGTCCCAGGGCGGTGCTCCGGGAGGTGCCCAGCGGTGAGGGCAAGGAGCCCGAGCCCGAGGGACCTCGGGACGAGCCGCCCACGCCACGCAAGGGCCACCTGCGCCTGGTGAAGTGAGGCGCGCGCTAGCGCTGCTTCTGCAACTTCACGTCGAAGTGCGCCGGGGCGCCACCGGTGAAGGTTCCCTTCCACGGCTTGTAGCCCGGCAGTGAGACCTGCACAGGGATGTCCGCGCCCGCCGGGTAGACATTGTCCATGAGCAGCGGCGTGGTGCCCTTGTCCTCGCCATTCACCCGTACCTGGGCTCCCTCGGGCTGGCTGCGGACGATGAGCGGCGGCAGCTCGGCGGGGGTGGTGGATAAGGTGGTGCGCACCATGTTCTCGGCACTCGGCAGCAGCACCTTGAGGTGGGGCAGGGCATAGTACCCACCCGCCACGAGCACCCCCAGCACGCCCAGTCGCAACGCCCATCGCACCCAGGGCGAGCGCCGATCCGGCTCCCAGAGCGTCTCCTGACGGGCCGCTCGCTCCTGCAACTCGAGCTTCTCCTCGGGGATCTCCACCGCGCTGAGCGGAGCCGCCGCCAGGGGCGCGGGACCCTGGCTGGTCAGGTTCGCGGCGCAGCGATCACACGGCGCGTAGGCCGAGGGCAGGGGCGAGTCGCAGCGCACACAGCGGAAGGACGGGGCAGGCTCTTGCGCGGGATGCGCTGCCACCCCTGGATACGTCCTCGCGAGGGCGGGCTCCGCGGAGACATCCTCGGATGGCCCATTCACCCCTTGCCCCGAGAGGTCGAGCTCCAGGGAGGGGAGGGCGTTCGCGCCCGGCTGGGTGTCGACGGGGACAACGGGAGAGGGAGGCGAGATGAGCCGCCCGCTCATGCTCAGCTCCCGAGACCCAGGCGCCAGGGACCACTCGGCGGACGCCTCGATGCCCCGGATTCCAGGGGGAGGAGCCGCAGGGGGAGGCGCGGGAGGAGACGCGCGAGGAGCCGCCGCGAGAGGAGGCTGCGCGGCCGCGGGCTCCCGTGCCGCCTCGGCCTGCTCGAGCAGGGTGGGGGGCAGGTTCAGCTTGGCGAGGAAGTCCGCCAGCGCGTGAGAGGTGGCGGGCTCTCCAGCGCGGGCGAGGTAGCGCGCGAGCGCCTCGGCCATGGCCTCTGGCTGGGCGAAGCGCGCCTCGGGCTGCTTGGCCAGCGCGCGCATCACCACCTCGACCAGGGGCTCGGGCACGTGGGTGAGGGGCGGAGGCTCGCGCTGGGCGATGGCCATGGCGACGATGATCGCCTCGGACGAGTCGCTGAAGGGGTGCTGCCCGGTGAGCAGCTCATAGAGGACGATGCCCAGGGAGAACTGATCGCTGGCGGCGGTGGCGGGCGCGCCAGTGACGACCTCGGGCGCGGCGTAGGAGGGCTTGCCCTTGAAGACGCCGGGCTGGGTGCCGTTGGAGACGCCTTCCAGCCGGGCGATGCCGAAGTCCGTCACCTTTACCTCACCCTCGCGGGACACGAGGATGTTGGACGGGGAGATGTCACGGTGGGCGGTGAGCACCGGCCGCCCGTTGTGAGTGCGCCGGTAGGCGTGGATGAGGCCGGCGAGCGCCTGGGCCCCGATGAAGGCCACCAGGTGCGGGGGAAAGCGCGTGCCCTGCCTCTTCGCGCGGCGGATCAGCGCGCCCAGATCCCACCCGTTCACCAGCTCCATCACCAGGAACAGGCCGTCGGCGTCGGTGCCCACGTCGTACACGCTGACGAGGTTCTGGTGGTGCAGGTGCGTGGCCAGCTTGGCCTCGGAGAGGAACATCTTGGCGATGCCCTCCTCCTTGGCCAGGTACGGAAGGATGCGCTTGATGGCGACGTGCTTCTCGAAGCCCTCGGCGCCTCGGGACAGGCCCAGGAACAGCTCCGCCATGCCTCCAGAGGCCAGGGGCCGCACGAGCCGGTAGCGTTCGTTCACGGCAGCTCCCTCCGGTCCCTCAGCCCTGGGGCTGGGTGATGTCGCGCAGGAGCTGCCAGGGGTAGATGCCGGTGCTGTGCCCGTCGCTGAAGGTGAAGGTCAGCGCGTAGTTGCCCACCGGCTGCAGCGCCTGGACGCGGGTGTCCGCGGGCACGCGGTTCGGGTCGAGGGTGCGCTGGTGAGTCCACTCGTCCACGCAGGCGGCGCACGGACACTGCTGGCGCAGCACCTGCGCGGAGGCGGAGGTGTGGACTCCATCATCCCAGGTCAGCGTCAGGCGCATGCTGTCCGGTGCGAGCTGGACGTCGGTGGCCTTGACGGGCTTGGGGGCTGGCTTGATGCGATCCCAGAAACTCACCGGTTCACCTTACCTGAATCTCACGAGGCGAGCTTCACAGGTTGGCGGTGGCCTTCCAGGCGCACACCCTTCTTCTGCAGCACGCGGCGCAGGGCCTCCACCACCTTGGGGTCGAGCTGCGCGCCGCTGAGCTTGTCGAGGATCTGCATGGCCTGCTCCAGCGGCATGGCCTTCTGGTAGGGGCGCGTGGAGGTACAGGCGTCGAAGGTGTCCGCGCAGGCGACGATGCGCGCCAGCATGGGAATCTCCTCGCCCTTGAGCTTGTCCGGGTAGCCACTGCCATCCCAGCGCTCGTGGTGGCTGCGCACGCAGGCGCGCACCGAGGTGAGGAAGCTCACCGGCCCGATGATGGAGTCACCGATGGCCGGGTGCTCGCGCATGATGGCCATCTCCGCGTCAGTGAGCCGCGACTGCTTGCAGAGGATGGACTCGACGATGCCGATCTTCCCGATGTCGTGGAGGATGCCGCCATACTGGAGCTGCTTGAGCTGGCGCTCGGGCAGGGTCAGCTCCCGGCCGATCTCCACCGCCACGTCTCCCACTCGCTGGCTGTGGCCGCGGGTGTAGGCGTCCTTGGAGTCGATGGAGTTGGCCAGCGCGACGATGGTCTCCAGGTAGCCCTGCTCCAGGCTCTCGTAGAGCCGGCGGTTCTCCATGTCGTAGGCCATGAGCTGCTTGCTCATGTAGTTGAACGTCTGGGCCAGCTCGCCCAGCTCGTTCTTCTGGCGGATCTCCACCTCGGCGCCGAACTTGCCGCCGGCCAGCTCCAGCGCCTTGGCGGTGAAGTTCTTCAGGGGGCGCGTGAGGTTGCGAGAGAAGACGGCGGCCAGCACCAGCGCCACGAGGATGGCGCCGCCCAGGGCCATCAGGATGCGCCGCTCCATGGAGCCTACCTGGTGGTAGGCCTGCACCACCGGCTGCTCGGAGACGATGGCCCAGCCCAACTCGGGCAGCACCGTGTAGGCGGCCACCGTGGCGTCCTTGCCCTTGCCGAAGTTGCCGACGTGGAAGTGCTCCGAGTCGGGCGAGTGGGTGAGCTGCCGCAGCAGGTGCTCCACGGGGCCGCGCTGGGAGATGTCCGGGTTCTCTCCGAGCGCCGCGCCGCCCGCCAGCAGGTGGCCGTGGCGGTCCGTCACATAGAAGAAGCCGCTGGAGCCCACGCGCTCCTGAAGGAGGAGCTCCTGCAGGCCCGCGAGGGACAGGTCCGCGGCGATGTAGCCCTTGACCGGCTCGCCCACGGGGAAGGCCAGCGTCAGCACCGGGACGTGCTGGGGCCCCTGATGCACCACCTCCGCGTAGCTCATGCCGGTGAGGCCCTGGAGCAGGGCGCGGGCGCGCGCCTCGTGCTCGGCCACCGCGGTGGGAGGCAGGTCATTCACGGCGAAGGCCTGCAGGCCCGGCATCCGCTCGCCCTGCGCGGTGAAGACGGTGATGGCCAGCACCTCACGGTGTTGGCTGAGCACCGAGCCCAGCAGCGCGCGCTGCTGAACCGGCGGGTGCGTGAAGAAGGCGGTGTTGGTCAGCGCCACCACTGCTTCGGTGGGCTCGGACAGGAGGTTGTCGAGCTTCAGCCGCAGCTGCTTGACGCGCTCTTGCGCCAGCTCCTGCGCGTCGCGCACGAGCAGCTCGCGGGTGTGGGAGACAGACAGCCACCCCACCATCAGCGTGGGGATGATGCTGGCCACGAGCATCAGCAGGAGGATGGCTTTGAAGAGGCGCACGCGTTCTCGTCCCTGATGCTATTTCCAGCTGGGCTCGCCTACCTGGAGCTTCACGCGATCCTCGATGAGTTCGAAGAGGCGCTCGGCGGATGCGTCGGATTTCTGGCTTTCACCCAGGGCTCGCACCGTCCATCGATAACGGCCGGCGGGGAGCGCTGGCAATTGCCACTGTGTGGCGGGCACGGTCTGGCGCAGGGGCGGGCCCTGGACGGGGTGTACCTCCACCTCGTACTGCTTGGCGCCAGGGACGGGGCGCCACGCCAGCGTCACCGGGCCCAGCTGGCCCTTGATGGGCGTGAACTTGAGCTTCTGGCCCTCGCTGGGAGAGCGGAGCTGGGGCACCTCCAGCGGAGGGGCGGGAGGAGGTGGCGGCTGCCCCTTCTCCACGCGCACCGTCTCACCGGGGCTGACCGGCCGGGTGACGCTCTCGGCGTTGACGCGCACCGGCGGCCCCGACTGGACGGAGACGGTGGTGTCCCCGCCCTCGCTCACCTTCACCTGGAAGGAGGAGGGCTGGCCCGTGCCCGGAGACAGCAGGGCCCAGGCGTTGTCGGCGGCCTTGGCGGCGGACTGGTAGTCGGCGGACTGGAAGTGCGCCTCGGCCTCTCGCAGCTTGGCCGAGGCCTCCTCGCGCCGGGTGGCCTGGCGGTCCGCCTGAGCTACGGCGCTGCGCGCGGTCTCCAGCGCGCTCAGGGCCCGGGCCCGGTCCTCCTCGGGCGGCAGCTTGAGCTTGGTGCCAGGAGCCACGGCGTCCGAGGTCAGCTGGTTGAGCGCCCGGAGCTCACTGGCGCCCTTGGGGTCTCCCAGCGTGCGCTCGGCGACCTGGGCCAGCGACTCACGCTCGTTCACCACGACCAACCGCTCCGCGGGCGTGGCCGAGAGCCAGACCAGGAGGAAGAGGGCGCTTCTCATTGGAATACGATCTCCCTTCCCGCCTGGACGGTGGCCGAAGGCGTGGAGACGGAGAGCGACTGGGTGGAGGGCGTCTCCAGCGCGGCGTCCACCTGCCCCTTGAGCAGGGTGAGGTCCGTGCGCTGCTGGCCCGGCCGTGGCCGCGTCTCGGCGATACCGATCAGCGCATCCTCTCCCAGGTTCACCCGGCCCCCATTGCCGAAGACGATGCGCGCGCTGGCCCCCGCGGCGGTGCGCACCTTGTCATTCTCGAAGAGGGGCATGCCGTCTTGCGCGGAGATCCATTCATCTCCCACGACCCGCTTGAGCTTCACATCCCCCCGCACCTCCCGCAGGTGCGCGCGTGGCTCCGGCGCCTTCGGCGGGGTCGCGGAGGGCGCGGGTGGCTTCTCATCGGCGGTGCAGCCGAAGGGCATGGCCGAGAGCGCGAGGGCGAGGAGCATGAAGGAGCGGCGACCGGTCACGAGAGGTTCCAGGGCGCGCAGTGTAGCCCGGGAGCCACCGTGCTCGCACGGGCCGATCATTCCCCGCCCGTTAATCCACCAGGCGGCGGTGCTGCAGGCACGGCAGGTTGCGGCGGATGCGGGCCTGGAGGTCCGGGTCCACCGGCGCCAGCGCCAGCCCCTCTCCCTCCGAGGCCCGCGCGGTGACGAGCCCCCATGGGTCCACCACCATGGCGTGACCATAGGTGACGCGCTTGTCGGAGTGCCGCCCACCTTGTGCGGGGGCGATGACGTAGCACTGGTTCTCGATGGCGCGGGCGCGCAGCAGCACCTCCCAGTGGTCCTTGCCCGTCATCAAGGTGAAGGCCGCTGGCACCGCCAGCATGGTGGCTCCCTGAGCGACCAGGCGTCGGTACAGCTCCGGGAAGCGCAGGTCGTAGCAGACGGAGAGCCCCAGCCGGCCCACCTCCGTGGTGGCCGCCACCACCTCTGTGCCGGGAGCCACCACCGCGGACTCGTGGTAGGTCGCCCCGTCTCCCACATCCACATCGAACAAGTGCATCTTGCGGTAGACGCCCAGCCGCTCGCCGTCCGGCCCGAAGAGGGTGCTGGTGTTGTAGAGGCGGCCGCCCGGGGCTCCGGTCTCGAGGATGGAGCCGGCCAGCACGGTGATGTTCTGCTCACGGGCCACCTCCGCCATGCGGGACAGGGTGGGGCCCTCCAGGGACTCGGCGGCGCTGGGACGTTCGACCTCGGAGCCCATCCAGCTGAAGTTCTCGGGCAGCCCCACCAGACGGGCTCCCAACTTCGCCGCCTGCCGGACGAGCCGGGTGGCGACTTCGAGGTTGTAGGCCTTGTCCGCGGTGGACACCATCTGAGCGGCGGCGATCAGGTGCATGGGGGCGTTATAACGGGATGGAGGGCGTGGAACCCTTGGGAATCATTGTCCTTGGGGGCCGTGTTCTACCTTGAGCATGGGTGCGTCATCCTTTACACGCCGTCTGGGCGTGTGCTAGGGGACCCGCCCGACATTTTTCGACGGCAGTTCTTCGAAAAGTGGGCCGACGTGCCCGCTTTTCTTTTTTTGGAGCCAGGTTTCCGGACGCATGGCGGAGAGCAACTTCAAGCAGACGGTGGAAGAGCGGGCGATGAGCCTGCTGGAGCCCATCGTTGCGGGCGAGGGGCTGGAACTCGTCGACCTCGAGTTCCTCCGCGAGCGCGAGGGGTGGGTGTTGCGCCTGTTCATCGACAAGCCTGGCGGTCGGGTGGGCTTGGACGAATGCACGCAGGTGTCCCGGGCGGTGGAGCCAAGCCTGGACGTCGAGGATTTCATCCCCAACGAGTACAACCTCGAGGTCTCCAGCCCCGGGGTCAACCGGCCTCTGAAGAAGCCGGCCCACTACGCGCGGGTGAAGGGACAGAAGGTCAAGGTGAAGACCTTCGGTCCCATCGGCGACCCGCCCCGCAAGAACTTCACTGGCACGCTCGCTGAGGTGACAGGGGAGGACATCGCGGTCGAAGTGGAGGGGGCGGGCAGCTTCCGCATCCCCTTCAAGGACATCGCCAAGGCCAACCTGGAGTTCGAGTTCTAGCCGTCGACATACAGGGCGCGCCGTGGAGCGGCGGGCCCGTGGACCCTTTTAGGAGAACGAAGACCATGCCTGCTCAAGCCAACCCCGCCGTCAACCTCAACCTCGTCCTCGACCAGGTCGCCAAGGACAAGGGCATCGAGAGGGGTGTGCTGATCGCGACCCTCGAGGACGCGATGAAGACCGCGGCCAAGAAGCACTTCGGCCAGGACCGCAACCTCGAGGCGAAGTACGACCCGGAGAAGGGCGTGGTGGAGCTGTTCCAGGCCATCGTCGTGGTGGATGAGATCACCGACCCGGTGCAGGCGGTGAACCAGATCCTCCTGGGCGAGGCCCGCAAGAAGGGCATGGAGGTCGAGGCCGGCGACGAGCTCGTCTTCCAGATCTTCTACCGCGACGAGGACGCCGCCGAGGCGAAGGCGCAGGACGACCAGTACGGGGACATCCTCCGGCTGAAGACGTTCCGCCGTGGCTTCGGCCGCATCGCCGCGCAGACGGCCAAGCAGGTCATCCTCCAGCGCACGCGGGATGCGGAGCGCGAGAACGTCTTCAACGAGTACAAGGACCGCAAGAACGAGATCGTCACGGGCATCGCCCGCCGGTTCGAGCGCGGCAACATCATCGTGGACCTGGGCCGCGCCGAGGCGGTGCTGCCGGTGCGCGAGCAGGTGCCGCGCGAGACGTACCGCCCGGGTGACCGCGTGCAGGCCTACGTGCTGGACGTGCTGCGCGAGTCCAAGGGCCCTCAGATCGTCCTGAGCCGCGCCTCGGTGAACCTGCTGACGAAGCTCTTCGAGATGGAGGTGCCCGAGATCGCCGAGGGCATCGTCGTCATCGAGGCGGCGGCGCGCGAGCCGGGCGGCCGGGCGAAGATCGCCGTGAGCAGCCGGGACGCGGACGTCGACCCGGTGGGCGCGTGCGTGGGCATGAAGGGCAGCCGCGTGCAGGCGGTGGTGCAGGAGCTGCGCGGCGAGAAGATCGACATCGTCCCCTACGACGAGGATCCGGCCCGCTTCGTGTGCGCCGCGCTGGCGCCCGCCGAGGTCAGCCGCGTCATCATCGACGAGGCCAACCACGCCATGGAGCTCATCGTCCCGGACGACCAGCTCTCCCTGGCCATCGGGCGGCGCGGGCAGAACGTGCGCCTGGCGGCCCAGCTGACGGGCTGGAAGCTGGACATCAACAGCGAGAGCCGCGTGCGCGAGATGCGCGAGTTCGCCAACCGCTCGCTCGGCGCGCTGCCCGGCATCAACGAGATGCTCATCGAGACGCTCTACGCCCATGGCTTCCGGCAGGCCAAGGACGTGGCCGAGGCCAGCCCCGATGTGCTCTCGCAGATTCCGGGCTTGGACCCCGCGCGCATCCCCGCGATGCAGGAGGCGGCGCGCAAGCAGATGGTGGACGACGCGGCCGAGCTGTCGCGCATGGACCACGAGCGGGAGCAGGCGCGCATCGCCGAGGCCCGCCGCCACCCGGATGAGCTGAGTCAGGCCGAGAGAATGGCTCGCGTCCGCGGCCTCGGCGAGAAGACCATCGAGGCGCTCATGTCCACCGGTTACAAGACGGTGGAGGAGATCGCCAACGAGAAGGATCTCCAGAAGCTCGGCGACGTGCCGGGCGTCGGAATCAAGAAGGCCCGCCAGCTCAAGAGCGCGGCCGAGAACTACCTGGTGGAGGAGGCCAAGCTCCGGGCCGAGCTCAATGCCGAGCGCGGGCTGCCTCCTCCCTCCGCGTCCGGGAGCGCGGAAGTCGCCAAGTCCCCGTAAGCTGTCCGGCCGGAGGGTGGGATGAGCCCGAAGTCCCGTTCCGGCCCCTCGCAGGGCCCTCTGCCAGAAGGGCCCGTTCGCAGCTGTGTCGGCTGCGGAGCCCGGCGCTCACAAGCCGAGCTCACCCGGGTCGCCTTGGACCCGGAAGGTGAAGTGGTGGTGGACAAGGAGAGGCGGCTGCCCGGCAGGGGCGCCTACCTCTGCGGTGCCGGGTGTCTGACGGCGGCGCTCAAGCGGAAGGCCTTCGGGCGGGCCTTTCGAGGAAGGGCGGGCAAGGTTGACCCGCTGAAGCTCGGGCAGGCGTGGGAGTCTGGCTCGGGGCCTTGAGGGGTGGCGAGGGGGAGTGGGTGTTAAGGACCACTCGCACACATTTTTGGATTAGGGTGCTGCGCCCCGGTATCGGCGGAGCAGAAGGCCAAGCAACGTATGTCGAAGAAGCGCGTTCACGAAATCGCCAAAGAGCTCAAGAACCACGGCATCGAGCTCGACAACAAGGAGGTCGTCACCGAGCTCGCGGCGCTCGGTTACGACGTCAAGAGCCATTCGTCCTCGCTCGATGACGATCAGGCCACGGCTGCGGTCCAGAAGATCTTGGACAAGCGCAAGCCGAAGCAGGCCGCACCGCCGGTGACGGCCAAGGGCTTCGTGGTGCGCCGCAAGGTCGGCCCGCCCGCCGGAGCCACGAGCGAGCAGGCCCCCGAGGCGGCCTCCGAGGCTTCACAGGCGGCTCAGCCCGAGCCCGAGGTGGAGGCTCCTCGCGTCGCCGCGCAGCCCGAGCCCGAGCCTGAGGTCGAGGCTCCTCGCGCCGCCGCGCAGCCCGAGCCAGTAGCCGAGGCGCCGAAGGCTCCCGCGCAGCCCGAGCCTGCCACCACCGAGGCTCCTCGCGCCGCCGCGCAGCCCGAGCCTGTGGCCGAGGCGCCGAAGGCTCCCGCGCAGCCCGAGCCTGCCACCACCGAGGCTCCTCGCGCCGCCGCGCAGCCCGAGCCCGTGGCTGAGGCGCCGAAGGCTCCCGCGCAGCCCCAGCCCGCCGTCGAGGCGCCCCGGGCCGCCGTGCAGCCGCCGGTCTCCACGCCGCCGCGTTCTCCCGTTCAGGAAAGGTCTTCCTTGCCCACGACTCCCCCGCGCACGCCGGTTCCTCCGACAGTCCGGACGCCCGGCACGCAGGCGACCGTCATCTCCCGTCCGGCGCCCGGCATGTCCGGTCGTCCCGGTGGTCCGTCCCAGGGGGGTCGTCCCGGTGGTCCGGGTGGCCGTCCTGGCGCGCCGATGCATGGCGGTCGTCCGGGTGGTCCCGGGCAGCAGCACCGGCCGGGTGGTCCCGGTCAGTACCGTTCGAGTGGTGGCCCGGGCTCCGGTCCGGTGCGTCCCACCTCTTCGCCGGGAATTGGCGGTGGCGCTCAGGCTTCGGCCTCGCCGACCCAGCCCGGGCAGCCGCCCGTCATGGTCGGCGGCGTGCCGCACGCCCCGGTCTCGCAGGAGCAGCGCCAGATGCGCCCCACGGCCACCCAGGCCGTCGTCATCTCGCGCCCGCTCATCCAGGTTCGCCGCGTAACGCCCACGACGTCCGCGCAGAAGCAGTACCCGATGGCGCCGGGCAAGAAGGCCATCGGCGAGGTGCGCGAGTTCAAGGTCGTCCCGGATCACGCCGGTCGCGGCCGTGAGCTGGTCGACGTCTCCAAGAACAAGGACAAGGCGCCGCGCAAGAGGGGTGGACCCAATGACACGTCCATCTCCAAGCAGGAGCTGACGGACCTGGTCTGGGGTCGCGTCAACATCCCCGTTCGCGGCAAGAAGAAGAAGCCGACGAAGA containing:
- a CDS encoding FecR family protein, giving the protein MLLALALSAMPFGCTADEKPPAPSATPPKAPEPRAHLREVRGDVKLKRVVGDEWISAQDGMPLFENDKVRTAAGASARIVFGNGGRVNLGEDALIGIAETRPRPGQQRTDLTLLKGQVDAALETPSTQSLSVSTPSATVQAGREIVFQ
- a CDS encoding YlxR family protein — translated: MSPKSRSGPSQGPLPEGPVRSCVGCGARRSQAELTRVALDPEGEVVVDKERRLPGRGAYLCGAGCLTAALKRKAFGRAFRGRAGKVDPLKLGQAWESGSGP
- the nusA gene encoding transcription termination factor NusA; protein product: MPAQANPAVNLNLVLDQVAKDKGIERGVLIATLEDAMKTAAKKHFGQDRNLEAKYDPEKGVVELFQAIVVVDEITDPVQAVNQILLGEARKKGMEVEAGDELVFQIFYRDEDAAEAKAQDDQYGDILRLKTFRRGFGRIAAQTAKQVILQRTRDAERENVFNEYKDRKNEIVTGIARRFERGNIIVDLGRAEAVLPVREQVPRETYRPGDRVQAYVLDVLRESKGPQIVLSRASVNLLTKLFEMEVPEIAEGIVVIEAAAREPGGRAKIAVSSRDADVDPVGACVGMKGSRVQAVVQELRGEKIDIVPYDEDPARFVCAALAPAEVSRVIIDEANHAMELIVPDDQLSLAIGRRGQNVRLAAQLTGWKLDINSESRVREMREFANRSLGALPGINEMLIETLYAHGFRQAKDVAEASPDVLSQIPGLDPARIPAMQEAARKQMVDDAAELSRMDHEREQARIAEARRHPDELSQAERMARVRGLGEKTIEALMSTGYKTVEEIANEKDLQKLGDVPGVGIKKARQLKSAAENYLVEEAKLRAELNAERGLPPPSASGSAEVAKSP
- the rimP gene encoding ribosome maturation factor RimP — encoded protein: MAESNFKQTVEERAMSLLEPIVAGEGLELVDLEFLREREGWVLRLFIDKPGGRVGLDECTQVSRAVEPSLDVEDFIPNEYNLEVSSPGVNRPLKKPAHYARVKGQKVKVKTFGPIGDPPRKNFTGTLAEVTGEDIAVEVEGAGSFRIPFKDIAKANLEFEF
- a CDS encoding carbon-nitrogen hydrolase family protein, translated to MHLIAAAQMVSTADKAYNLEVATRLVRQAAKLGARLVGLPENFSWMGSEVERPSAAESLEGPTLSRMAEVAREQNITVLAGSILETGAPGGRLYNTSTLFGPDGERLGVYRKMHLFDVDVGDGATYHESAVVAPGTEVVAATTEVGRLGLSVCYDLRFPELYRRLVAQGATMLAVPAAFTLMTGKDHWEVLLRARAIENQCYVIAPAQGGRHSDKRVTYGHAMVVDPWGLVTARASEGEGLALAPVDPDLQARIRRNLPCLQHRRLVD
- a CDS encoding LysM peptidoglycan-binding domain-containing protein; protein product: MRSALFLLVWLSATPAERLVVVNERESLAQVAERTLGDPKGASELRALNQLTSDAVAPGTKLKLPPEEDRARALSALETARSAVAQADRQATRREEASAKLREAEAHFQSADYQSAAKAADNAWALLSPGTGQPSSFQVKVSEGGDTTVSVQSGPPVRVNAESVTRPVSPGETVRVEKGQPPPPPAPPLEVPQLRSPSEGQKLKFTPIKGQLGPVTLAWRPVPGAKQYEVEVHPVQGPPLRQTVPATQWQLPALPAGRYRWTVRALGESQKSDASAERLFELIEDRVKLQVGEPSWK